In the Diceros bicornis minor isolate mBicDic1 chromosome X, mDicBic1.mat.cur, whole genome shotgun sequence genome, GTCAAATATACTGCCCacacaaaatacaaagaaatgccACAAACACTGGCTGCCTAAGGGGCAGCTGCATTTCACTTGGTCCCTGACACCATGAGCAGCTAGGACAGCCCTGGGGAGGCGGTCACGGTCGGGTGACATACCAGAGTCCACTGGGGACAGGAATGTGGGCCTGTCCACAGAGGTGAAACTCCCTATCTGCACGGGCACCCCTACAGGGCACACACCTGGCTCTGACTTTCCTTGTTCACCTCTCTAAGGGGTGCCCCTCGGTCATGTACCTCGAGAACCCCTACGTCCCCTGGACCACTCTGTGAGCCTCCATCCATTCagtgcccccagccctgcccctggaggTACAGAGAGCACCCCTCACTCGgtacccacccctcccctccacccaggTCCAGACTGGGCCTCCTCTGCTCCCCTATCTCCACCCAGTCCACAGGCCAGAAACTAGAGCAACTGAGACAGCACAGCACCCCCCAGACAGCACAGCCCCCCCGCCAGACAGCACAGCCCCCCACCAGACAGCACAGAACCCCAGACAGCACAGAACCCCAGACAGCACAGCCCCACCAGACAGCACGGCCCCCCACCAGACAGCACAGAACCCCAGACAGCACAGCCCCGCCAGACAGCACAGACCCCCCAGACAGACAGCACAGCCCCCACCAGACAGCACGGCCCCCCACAAGACAGCACAGAACCCCAGACAGCACAGAACCCCAGAGGACACAGCCCCGCCAGACAGCACAGCCCCCCCAGACAGACAGCACAGCCCCCACCAGACAGCACAGAACCCCGGACAGCACAGCCCCCACCAGACAGCACAGAACCCCAGACAGCACAGAACCCCAGACAGCACAGCCCCACCAGACAGCACGGCCCCCCACCAGACAGCACAGAACCCCAGACAGCACAGCCCCGCCAGACAGCACAGACCCCCCAGACAGACAGCACAGCCCCCACCAGACAGCACAGAACCCCGGACAGCACAGAACCCCAGACAACACAGCCCCCCCAAGACAGCACAGCCCCCCCAAGACAGCACAGACCCCCCCCGACAACACAGCCCCCCACCAGACAGCACGGCCCCCCACAAGACAGCACAGAACCCCAGACAGCACAGAACCCCAGAGGACACAGCCCCGCCAGACAGCACAGCCCCCCCAGACAGACAGCACATCACACACCAGACAGCACAGAACCCCAGACAGCACAGCCCCCACCAGACAGCACAGAACCCCAGACAGCACAGAACCCCAGACAGCACAGCCCCGCCAGACAGCACAGCCCCCCCAGACAGACAGCACATCACACACCAGACAGCACAGAACCCCAGACAGCACAGACCCCACCAGACAGCACAGACCCCCCCAAACAACACAGCCCCCCACCAGACAGCACGGCCCCCCACAAGACAGCACAGAACCCCAGATAGCACAGCCCCCCCAGACTGCACAGCCCCGCCAGACAGCACAGACCCCCCCAGACAACACAGCTGCCTACCATGCActgtcccctcccctctgcccctgtCCCTTCTGCCAGTAGCAGCTCTAGGCAGGACCCTGCTCAGGCACACACACTGGCCTTGGCTGGGCCGCCCTGCACACCGCAGCCAGCAGGTCACTGGGTTACTAGGGCCTGGCCCACCGATCACATAGACTCCTCCTTCCCCGGCCCACAGCCCTGGACCCCCATCACTAGGGTCTCCCATCCTCTCTAGGATTTTGCCTGCATACCCTGGCCCTGATCACTGAGCCCTGGTCACTAGGCCCGCGCCCACACACCCCGGCCCTCGTCTCTGAGCCCTGGTCACTAGGCCCGCGCCCACACACCCCGGCCCTCGTCTCTGAGCCCTGGTCACTAGGCCCGCGCCCACACACCCCGGCCCTCGTCTCTGAGCCCTGGTCACTAGGCCCGCGCCCACACACCCCGGCCCTCGTCTCTGAGCCCTGGTCACTAGGCCCGTGCCCACACACCCCGGCCCTCGTCACTGAGCCCTGGTCACTAAGCCCTTGGGCACTGGGCCCTGGGGTATGCACCTTGGCCCCCAGTCTCTGGCCCCACTGGTAACCAGGCTCCCAAGTTACTGGGCCCCATTCTCACTGGACCCCCTCATCACTGGGCCTCTGGGCACTGGGCCTACTGGTCACTAGGACCCCTGGCCATGGCGTCCCCAGGTCTCAGGGCCCCCTGTCAATGGGACTCCAGGTCACTGGGCTCCCTGTCACGGGCCCCCTGGTCACTAGGTACCCCAGGTCACAAGACCCCTGGGACACTAGGCCACCCAGTCACTAGGCCCTCCTGGATTCTAGGCCACAAAGGTCACTAGGTCCCCCTGGTCACTGGACCCCAGAGGTCACTAGGCCCTCAGGTCACAATGTCCCCTAGTCACTACGCCCTTCAGGTCACTATGTCGCCTGCACACTAGACCCCTAGGTCACAATGACCCCCAGTCAATAGACCCTCCAGGTCAATAGGCCTTGGTCACTTGGTGCTCCAGACATTAGTCCCCCCAGGTCACAATGTCCACGGTCACTAGGTCCTCCAGGTCAAAAAGTTCACAGTCACTAGGCCCACTAGGTGAAGAGAACCCCTGTCAGTAGGTACCCCAGACACTAGATCCCCAGGTCACAACATCCATGGTCACTAGGCCCTTCAGGTGAATAGACTCCGAGTCACTAGGTCCCCTGGACACTAGGCCCCAGCATAGCACAAGGTTCATGGTCACTAGGCCCTCCAGGTCAATAGGCCCCCTAGACACTAGGCCTCCTGGACACTAGGCCTCCCAGGTCACTAGGTCCCCTAGTCACCAGGCCCTTCCAGTCACAGGCCTGTGGTCATTAGGCCCCCTGGACACTAGACCCCCAGATCACAATGTCCCACGGTCACTAGGCCCTCCAGATCACTATGTCCCCGGGTCACTACATCCCCTGGACACAAGGCCCCACATGCCATACGGTCCACAATCACTAGGCCCTCCAGGTCACTAGGTCCCCTGCACTCTAGGCCCCTCATGTCACAAGGTACCCCGGACTCTAGGCCCTCCAGGTCTATAGGTCCCCCAGTCAACTGGTCCCCTGGACACTAGGCCCTCCAGGTCACTAGGCCCTCTGGGCACTAAGGTCCTCCAGATCACTAGGTATCCTGCAGACTAGGGCCCCCGGGTCACAAGGTTCACAATCACTAGGCCCTCCAGGTCAATAGGCCCTTCAGGTCACTAGACCCCTGGACACTAGACCTCCCGGTCACAATGTCCTACAGTCACTAGGCCTACCAGGTCAATAAGACCCCAGGTCACTAGGTTCCCTGGACAATAGGTCCCCCAGGTCACAATGACCCCCAGTCACTAGGCCCTCTAGGTGAATAGGCCCCTGGTTAATAGATACCCTGGACACTAGGCCGCCCAGGTCACTAGGTCCCCCAGTCACCAGGCCCTTCAGGTCACAGACCTGTGGTCATTAGGCCCCCTGGACACTAGGATTCCAGGTAACCAGGGCCGCTGGACACTAGACCCCCCAAGTCACTAGATAACCCAGTCACTAGGCCCTCTAGGTCCTTAGGCTCCCCAGGTGACTAGGCCACCTGGACACTAAGTCGCCGGTCACTAGGGAACCTGGACACTAGGCTCCACACGTCACTGGTTCCCTGAGTCATGAAGACTCTGGGTCACCTGGCCTCCTGGACACTGGGCCCCCCAGTCACTAGGACCCTTGGACACTAGGCCCCCAGCTCACAAGATCTCCCAGTCATTAAGCCCTACAGGTCAATAGGCTCCCAGGTCACTGGGTTCCCTGGACACTAGCCCTCCTGGACTCTAGGGCCCCTGGACACTAGGCCCCAGGTCATTAGGCCCTGCAGACCATGGACATTAGGCTCCCTGATCGCTAGGCCCCTTGGTCTCTAGGACCCCTGGACACTAGGGCCCCCTGGACTCTAGGCCCCTGGACACTAGCCCGCTGGTCACTAGGCCCCCCACCCCGTCACTATGCCCTCTGGAGACTAAGCCCCCTGGGTCACTAGGCCCTGCAGACACTCATCACCAGGCCCCGCTGCAGACCGGGCCTTGGCCCGTCCCAGACGCTCACCGTTTGGCTGAGGATCTCCCGGCGGCGCGGGGAGGCGCTGGCCAGCACCACCCACTGGTGCTGCAGCTTCCGGATCACCGGGCAGAGCACCATGGCGCCGCCGGGCCCTCGCTCCGCTCCCCGCACCCCAGACGCGCCGGCGCCGCCGCCGCGGAGCGCCGCacgcggccccgccccggccccgccccgttCCGCACGCGGCcccgcccaggccccgccccgcgccgcaCGAGGCCCCGCCCAGGAACCGCCCCTCTCTGACGAGGCCCCGCCCTGGCCCCGCCCCGTTCCGCACGAGGAGCCGCCCAGGCCCCGCCCATCACGCCGCCCGAGTgaagcccccgcccccgccgctcgccccgcccccgccgcgccgCGGGCACTGAGGCTGGGCGCGCGCTGGGGATGCTGACTCGGATCCCGGCTGGGGTCCTGGGCGgggggcagggccccagaacccggacgcCCCCCGGCTCCCGTGGGCGCTGTGAGTGTGGGAGGGCGGAGGTGAGAGTCCCCGCGGGCGCCGTGAGGGTGGATGGGGGTCCCCGCGGGCGCCGTGGGGTGCGCGGAGATGGGGTGGTCGCCACCGGCGCGGTGGGGGCGGAGATGGGCTATCCGCGGGCGCGGTACGACGGAGACGGGGGTCCCCGCGCGGGCGGTGAGGGGTGGAAATAGGGGTCACGGATGCTGTAGGGGGACGGAGCTGGGGGTCCCCGCGGGAAAGGCATGTGGGCGGAGATGAAGGGCGTTCCCGCGGGCGCGGTGGAGAGGAATAGGGTTCCCTGTGGGCTCTGCAGGGGAGCGGAGATGGGGGTCCCGGCGGGCGTGATGGGCGGGAATAGGGTTCCCTGTGAGCTCTGTAGGGGAGCGGAGCTGGGGGTCCCCGCGGGAAAGGCATGTGGGCGGAGATGAAGGGCGTTCCCGCGGGCGCGGTGGAGAGGAATAGGGTTCCCTGTGGGCTCTGCAGGGGAGCGGAGATGGGGGTCCCGGCGGGCGTGATGGGCGGGAATAGGGTTCCCTGTGAGCTCTGTAGGGGAGCGGAGCTGGGGGTCCCCGCGGGAAAGGCATGTGGGCGGAGATGAAGGGCGTTCCCGCGGGCGCGGTGGAGAGGAATAGGGTTCCCTGTGGGCTCTGCAGGGGAGCGGAGATGGGGGTCCCGGCGGGCGTGATGGGCGGGAATAGGGTTCCCTGTGAGCTCTGTAGGGGAGCGGAGCTGGGGGTCCCCGCGGGAAAGGCATGTGGGCGGAGATGAAGGGCGTTCCCGCGGGCGCGGTGGAGAGGAATAGGGTTCCCTGTGGGCTCTGCAGGGGAGCGGAGATGGGGGTCCCGGCGGGCGTGATGGGCGGGAATAGGGTTCCCTGTGAGCTCTGTAGGGGAGCGGAGCTGGGGGTCCCCGCGGGAAAGGCATGTGGGCGGAGATGAAGGGCGTTCCCGCGGGCGCGGTGGAGAGGAATAGGGTTCCCTGTGGGCTCTGCAGCGGAGCGGAGATGGGGGTCCCGGCGGGCGTGATGGGCGGGAATAGGGTTCCCTGTGAGCTCTGTAGGGGAGCGGAGCTGGGGGTCCCCGCGGGCGCGGTGGAGAGGAATAGGGTTCCCTGTGGGCTCTGCAGGGGAGCGGAGATGGGGGGTCCCGGCGGGCGTGATGGGCGGGAATAGGGTTCCCTGTGAGCTCTGTAGGGGAGCAGAGATGGGAGTTCCCGCGGGCTCTGTAGGGGAGCGCAGATGGGGGTCCCCGCGGGCGCGGTGGAGAGGAATAGGGTTCCCTGTGGGCTCTGCAGGGGAGCGGAGATGGGGGTCCCGGCGGGCGTGATGGGCGGGAATAGGGTTCCCTGTGAGCTCTGTAGGGGAGCGGAGATGGGGGTCCCGGCGGGCGTGATGGGCGGGAATAGGGTTCCCTGTGAGCTCTGTAGGGGAGCGGAGCTGGGGGTCCCCGCGGGAAAGGCATGTGGGCGGAGATGAAGGGCGTTCCCGCGGGCGCAGTGGAGAGGAATAGGGTTCCCTGTGGGCTCTGCAGGGGAGCGGAGATGGGGGTCCCGGCGGGCGTGATGGGCGGGAATAGGGTTCCCTGTGAGCTCTGTAGGGGAGCGGAGATGGGGGTCCCCGCGGGCGCGGTGGAGAGGAATAGGGTTCCCTGTGGGCTCTGTAGGGGAGCGGAGATGGGGGGTCCCGGCGGGCGTGATGGGCGGGAATAGGGTTCCCTGTGAGCTCTGTAGGGGAGCAGAGATGGGAGTTCCCGCGGGCTCTGTAGGGGAGCGCAGATGGGGGTCCCCGCGGGCGCGGTGGAGAGGAATAGGGTTCCCTGTGGGCTCTGTAGGGGAGCGGAGATGGGGGTCCCCGCGGGCGCGATGGGGGGGAATAGGGTTCCCTGGGGGCTCTGTAGGGGAGCGCAGATGGGGGTCCCCGAGGGCGCGGTGGAGGGGAATAGGGTTGCTGTGGGCTCTGTAGGGGAGCGCAGATGGGGGGGTCCCGCGGGCTCTGtagaggagcagagaggaggggtCCCCGCGGGCGCGATGGGGGGGAATAGGGTCCCCTGTGCTCTGTAGGGGACTGGAGATGGGGGGTCCCCGCGATCGCGGTAAGAGTCATGGAGACTGAAGCTCACTGGGGGCGTGGTTGGGGACTCAGAGACGGGGCCCCCGTGGGCGCGCTGTGGCGAGACATGGGGGGTCCCCGCGGTCGCGGTGAGTCATGGAGAATGAAGCTCACTGGGGGCGTGGTTGGGGACTCGGAGACGGGGCCCCCGTGGGCGCGGTGGGGGCGGAGATGGGGAGGTCCCGGCGGGCGCGCTGTGGGGGGACATGGGGGTCCCCGCGGTCGCGGTGAGTCATGGAGAAGGAAGCTCACTGGGGGCGTGGTTGGGCGCTGGGAGACGGGGCCCCCGTGGGCGTGGTGGGGGCGGAGGTGGGGGCGGAGATGGGGAGGTCCCGGCGGGCGCGCTGTGGGGGGACATGGGGGTCCCCGCGGTCGCGGTGAGTCATGGAGAAGGAAGCTCACTGGGGGCGTGGTTGGGCGCTGGGAGACGGGGCCCCCGTGGGCGTGGTAGGGGCGGAGGTGGGGGCGGAGATGGGGAGGTCCCGGCGGGCGCGCTGTGGGGGGACATGGGGGTCCCCGCGGTCGCGGTGAGTCATGGAGAAGGAAGCTCACTGGGGGCGTGGTTGGGCGCTGGGAGACGGGGCCCCCGTGGGCGTGGTAGGGGCGGAGGTGGGGGCGGAGATGGGGAGGTCCCGGCGGGCGCGCTGTGGGGGGACATGGGGGTCCCCGCGGTCGCGGTGAGTCATGGAGAAGGAAGCTCACTGGGGGCGTGGTTGGGCGCTGGGAGACGGGGCCCCCGAGGGCGCGGTGGGGGCAGAgattcagagagaaaaagagagatggagacaaGATAAACAGCAGACACACAGAATCTCTCACGCTAAGACAGGCTTCTCAGCCTCGGCGATGGTGACATCTGGGGACACATCCTGCATTTTGTGGAGGCGGCCCTGCGCGTCCCGGGATGTTTAGCAGAATTTCCGTCTTCTGACCACTAGATGGCGGTCAGTACTTGCCCTCCAAGATGTGACGCCAGAACTGTCTCCAGAATCCGTGTCCCCTGAGGACAGAAGTGGTCTTGCTTGAGAACCACAGTCATAGActagagatagatgatagatagaaagatagatagatagatagatagatagatagatagatagatagatagatagatagacagatgatagatgaaAGATAGAGATGATAGATGAaaggatagatgatagatagaagataggtagatgatagatgatagatggatagatggatatgattgatagatagatgatagatgaaatagatagatggatggtacatagataaatgatagatatgattgatagataaatagatgatagatgaaagatggatagatagatgattatATATAGAAGATagttaaatagatagatagatagagagagagagagagagagagagagagacagatgataAAGAGATGTTAAATAGATGAAAGATAGATGAAAGACATATAGATAGAGATGATAGAGAGATGAAAgaaacatagatagatagatgatagatacataCATGATAGAAAGATGATAGGTAAAttgatgatagataggtagatgatagatagatgatagatggataggtagatagatggataTGATTGATACATGATAGATAGATgaaatagattgatagatgacagatggatagatagatatgattgatagataaatagatgataggtGAAAGACATAGATAGATgatgataaatggatggatagatagagggATAGAGGATTatatatagatgatagatagatgatagatagatagatatgatagATAGATATCAATCTCTCATGCTAggtcagggtttctcagcctcagcactactgacatctGGGGCTAGACCGTTCTCTGATGTGGTGGTGTCCTGTGCCCTGTGGGGTgtggagcagcatccctggtctccaccCAACAGGTGCCAGGAGCACCCTCTCTCATTGTGACAATGAAAAATGTCCCCAGACTAATACACGTATATGAATAgaaacatatgtgtgtatgtatatgtacatgtgtctgtgtatgtgcggtatatatgtatatgtacattaaTGTGCCATCCTATTACATGTTTGGGTGGCATTGTtacctccttttgtttttcttagccGTCTGTACTGGGAGACCCCCACAAGGCTTGGGATAGTCCTTCAAACCAGGTTTGGATGCCTGCAGACCGGGCGGTGATGCAGATACGGGACTTAGAGGCAGTGATGGTCTCGCTGGCTCCCTCGTGCAGTGGGGGCCGTGGTGGAGGCTGCGGGCCCAGGAGCCGGCTCCCCGACCCCCTGAGCCCCTGAGCCATCAACCTCGGAGCAGATCTCGAAGCCCCTTTTGTCCACTCCTGCTCTCCCCCGACAGAGGGGCTGTGAACCTGGAGGGCAGGACTCAGGTGTTCGGACTCCTCCACCATCCCATCCCTGTCCAtccagcccccaggcccccacAGCAACACCTCCAGAGGGGTGACCGCCCACCAGCCAGTCTCTCAACAGCTGGTTCCGATTTGCCGTCCAGCCTCACCCAGGACAGCCTGCCCCAAAACATCCCACGTAATTCAGGAATCATTTCCTGATTGGTTGaggtttgcatttccctcaaaTGTTAGAAATAATCCTTATAATAATAGTTTCTAAGTCGAGCCATCACCCTTAAAGCTCAATTATAAAGTCTTTATAGTTGAATCATCTCCTCCTGGTCACGCCAACCAACATTTGGCTGGAAAGGTCAAGATGAAGGTGTTAAGGACCGATTTTCACTTTGCACACCAGAAATGGTGTCCAGCCGGCCTCCTGCCAGCTCTGTCTGAGGGCAGGCTGCTCATTTCTCCGCTGCCACCGATGGTGTCCCTTAATTGTTATCGGGAAGAAGGAAACAGGAGGTATTTCAAAGGCAAACttggaaaacatttattgaaggatCAACACCTTTGAGAATCCATCCCTCTGACCTTGTAGCATAAATTCTCGGAAAGCGTTCGATTGGGTCCACTCCCCCCAGGTCTCCAGAGCAAGCCCCCAAGACTCCTATTTAGTTCTACTCACGAGccaatcatttattttaaaaaatatagagatGGTTGATTTTGcgatagttttagatttacatggGGGTTGCAAAAATAGCATAGCGTCCATCTCCGGGTCACATCTTCCCCATCATGTTAGCATCCTGCATCACGTGGCCCATGGGTCCCAACCAAGAACCAACATCAGTCCATCGCCGTGAAAGTTAAGTGTCTCCAGGCTGTGTTTGAATctcaccagttttcccaacactctTCCAGGATCCGCTTATCCAGGATCTCGTGTTCCTTACAAGTTCCAGCCTCTTTCGTTCTCAGGGTCGCAGACGAGGAGGGGACAGGTTGATGGGCATTTCGATCTGCTGTTTACATACAGTCTAGGAAGCGCTGCGTGACCATGAGGGATTTCGACGGCATTCGGAAATCCCATTGTCATTACGGAATCCCACAGATTTCCAGAGACAGatcagaaatgttttaaaaactgaagtCCCAAGTTGAAGCTTTTAAACAGTTGAACCTGAATTGCTTCTACTTTGCTCCAATAACCATGACATGGTCAAGTCTGGGTAAATCTCGGACGCTTTTACTTGGCTGTGTCCTCCAGAGAGAGTGAAAATTTGATAGTGAAGACGCGTTTGTGGCATGACGTGATAGGAGTAGGGTTTTTGGTGCCCTGGCTATTTCATGTCAAATTTTGATCTGATCCTTTTTGGAGATGGAGGGCAAAATCTGGCTAACGTAGGGCTATTTTGAGCCTGTCTATAGGTTTTCACATAAAAACCACCGGAATGATTATGGGAATGAGATTCCTGGTGAATGACAGACAGAGGTGGTGACCGAGCCACTGAGCAGGAAGGAAAGCATAGGAATTGATGCTACACTGCGGATGAACCCCAAAAACATCGTGGTGGGAAAAAGCCAGCAGACACAGTGCCCCACGTGTCCTGTGAGTCCACTTATGTCACATGAAGAGAAGACATAAATCTCTAGACAGCAGAGCGTGGTGCCTGGGGCTGGACATGTCAAAGGGGCACCGggcttcttttgggggtgatggaaatattctaaagcTGCATCGGGGTGATTCTACAACATATCTGCAAATGTACGGGAAGTCGTTGACCTGTACACTTAGAATGGGTGAACTTTGTAATATGTAAATGATGCCTCATAGAAGCTAgggggatggaccttgaggacaggCTGCTGAATGACATAAGCCGGTCACAAATGGACGAATGCTGTGTGATTCTACTTTTAGGAGGGACCGAGAGGAGTCAggttcacagagacagaaagtgggatggtgggggccaggggctgggggagaggacgGGGAGATGTTTAGTGGGGACAGAGATTCAGTTTTACGAGATGAAGCATTCTGGAGATGGCTGGTGGGATGACTGCACAAGATCATGAATGAATttgatgccactgaactgtgcactcaaaaatggttaagatggtaaattttatgttgtgtgtattttaccataataaaaaaaattagaataaaatgaaagaatagcTAGGTCGAGAGCATTTGCTTCTTCCCTAGTCAGCCTTTCTGAAAGGAGACAGTGTCCAGCATTCAATGATACAGTTTGCAGAAATCAAATATCTTCATGTGACATTTCCCAGGATACCATGTTTCTTTTAGTATATTTTCAGATATGCTCCATGTAAAGAGAAAGATACAATGTAACCTGTTCCCTTCATCAACTTCAACCATTATCGGGGATCGGCgttctgctctttttctttcaTCCAGTCCTCCCAAATATGCCTGCCCGCACACGTGCATGTGTGCGCACACATGTATAGCTATGCGGATGTGTGTTGTGCACGTGTGTACATgtctgtgtgcatatgtgtgctaTATGCATGCGTGTATACacgtctgtgtgtatatatgcatccATGCACGTGTGCCTGCGCACgtgcacacatgtatgtgtgcatgtatgcatacatgtgcatgtgtgtatgtgtgcgtgtatgCTTGTATTTGCTCTGCTATTGTAAGGTGAACAGCAAACATCATATCATTCCACACATGACTATTTACATACATACCTTTAACAGATTGGCGTTTCTTTTTAACAAAGCCACAGTCCCGTCTTCCCACCCATCAAATCCTTGATGTCACCCCGTCCCCCGTATCCATGTTCCACCACCTAAACACATGCCGTGTGCTCAGAAGCACCCCGATTCTGCCACCGATTGAGAGTCTTGTCACTGAAGTTCCAGGGTCCTGCGGGAGGATAACGTGTCGGTTCCAGCGTGCAATGGGAGGTGTCTTTGGAATGCATCGTTTcagaagtcagagggagaaacacTCGCCCTTCATCCTGGGGACAATTAGGAATGTCACCGAGGGTCTTGCTTCTCCGAGGGCcccctctctccacatcctgcCAAGAGCTGAAGGACAGTATCTCAtctttttttatgtgtctgtaaatacaaatgtattatacCTTTGCTTGATGCTCAACAGGAGGACAGATTAAGTTTCTGGGGAAAACACATGCATACAACCTTACTAAATTGCTGATAGCAGACCGAGGCCAGCCCTGGAGTCTCACGTTATAGGACAGACCCCTACGGGAGGGCCGACTGTCGCCTGCAGGAGCAAATTCTGGATTGAAA is a window encoding:
- the LOC131400657 gene encoding basic salivary proline-rich protein 1-like, with product MTHRDRGDPHVPPQRARRDLPISAPTSAPTTPTGAPSPSAQPRPHAPAGTSPSPPPPPPPPRPRGPRLPAPNHAPTRPPGPPHLRPHRAHGGPVSESPTTPPVSFILHDSPRPRGPPMSRHSAPTGAPSLSPQPRPQAHREPYSSPLRPRERPSSPPTCLSRGDPQLRSPTELTGNPIPAHHARRDPHLRSPTELTGNPIPAHHARRDPHLRSPAEPTGNPIPLHRARGDPHLRSPTEPAGTPISAPLQSSQGTLFPPITPAGTPHLRSPAEPTGNPIPLHRARGDPQLRSPTELTGNPIPAHHARRDPHLRSAAEPTGNPIPLHRARGNALHLRPHAFPAGTPSSAPLQSSQGTLFPPITPAGTPISAPLQSPQGTLFLSTAPAGTPFISAHMPFPRGPPAPLPYRAHREPYSRPSRPPGPPSPLPCRAHREPYSSPPRPRERPSSPPTCLSRGDPQLRSPTELTGNPIPAHHARRDPHLRSPAEPTGNPIPLHRARGNALHLRPHAFPAGTPSSAPLQSSQGTLFPPITPAGTPISAPLQSPQGTLFLSTAPAGTPFISAHMPFPRGPPAPSPYSIRDPYFHPSPPARGPPSPSYRARG